Proteins found in one Oryza glaberrima chromosome 4, OglaRS2, whole genome shotgun sequence genomic segment:
- the LOC127771238 gene encoding 23 kDa jasmonate-induced protein-like isoform X2, with amino-acid sequence MANCFGDVVDNYKLDEMERYVGKAKRQEDRAREAMNLVNEDGKDKKAASYVQGVKDWYGNGESTLCLVYNATGATLRHVADHDWWGFIGRTPYPTEIGNGQWAAFHHVHKSGDSSGSEAAVVYRGTNADGVERDLLVAWSTPWSSFYRNKAYCAVGGVDSFQGDWEKLYDKVNNAAYTCNADSDGFKIDASTATGDSPVFTATIKIHFSE; translated from the exons atggCGAACTGCTTCGGCGATGTGGTGGACAACTACAAGCTGGACGAGATGGAGAGGTACGTGGGGAAGGCCAAGAGGCAGGAGGACCGTGCACGGGAGGCCATGAACCTGGTGAACGAGGACGGCAAGGACAAGAAGGCGGCCAGCTACGTGCAGGGCGTCAAGGACTGGTACGGCAACGGCGAGTCGACGCTGTGCCTCGTCTACAACGCCACCGGCGCCACCCTCCGCCACGTCGCCGACCACGACTGGTGGGGCTTCATCGGCCGCACCCCGTACCCCACCGAGATCGGCAACGGCCAGTGGGCGGCGTTCCACCACGTCCACAAGTCCGGCGACTCCTCGGGCtccgaggccgccgtcgtgtaCCGTGGCACCAACGCCGACGGCGTCGAGCGCGACCTGCTCGTCGCCTGGAGCACGCCATGGAGCTCTTTCTACCGGAACAAG GCCTACTGCGCTGTTGGAGGTGTGGACAGCTTCCAAGGTGACTGGGAGAAGTTGTACGACAAGGTGAATAACGCAGCTTACACATGCAATGCCGACTCGGACGGGTTCAAGATAGATGCCAGTACTGCTACCGGTGACAGCCCTGTCTTCACGGCGACCATCAAAATCCATTTcagtgaatga
- the LOC127771237 gene encoding 23 kDa jasmonate-induced protein-like, translated as MSTFGVPITDETLEAMSRYAGKSISQVDRAREAMRLIHAEGKNLDALQHAVGLKASYGDGASAMVLVYNATGAALELVDGEGGTMDWYGYVYHEQPPASFQNGQWLAFLHAHPTAQSIGCEAARVFRGRDVDGQVRDFMVAWSLPWSATQNSAYTEVREKDHFPNYWGYIKEEKLEKAGKICTDQTDKNCASTVSVGGCTSSEFIAVLQHKFGPLPEE; from the exons ATGAGCACATTCGGCGTGCCCATCACGGACGAGACGCTGGAGGCGATGTCGCGGTACGCCGGGAAGAGCATCAGCCAGGTGGACCGCGCGCGGGAGGCGATGCGCCTCATCCACGCCGAGGGCAAGAACCTGGACGCGCTGCAGCACGCGGTGGGGCTCAAGGCCTCCTACGGCGACGGCGCCTCCGCCATGGTGCTCGTCTACaacgccaccggcgccgcgctGGAGCTCGTCGACGGGGAGGGCGGGACGATGGACTGGTACGGCTACGTCTACCACGagcagccgccggcgtcgtTCCAGAACGGCCAGTGGCTGGCGTTCCTCCACGCCCACCCGACGGCGCAGTCGATCGGCTGCGAGGCGGCGCGCGTCTTCCGCGGCCGCGACGTCGACGGCCAGGTCCGGGACTTCATGGTCGCATGGTCCCTTCCTTGGAGCGCCACGCAGAACTCT GCTTACACCGAGGTACGTGAGAAAGATCACTTCCCAAATTACTGGGGTTACATCAAAGAAGAGAAACTGGAGAAGGCCGGCAAAATCTGCACAGACCAAACCGACAAGAACTGTGCATCAACCGTCAGCGTTGGTGGCTGCACCTCCAGCGAATTCATCGCGGTTCTGCAGCACAAGTTTGGCCCTCTCCCGGAGGAGTGA
- the LOC127771238 gene encoding 23 kDa jasmonate-induced protein-like isoform X1, with the protein MANCFGDVVDNYKLDEMERYVGKAKRQEDRAREAMNLVNEDGKDKKAASYVQGVKDWYGNGESTLCLVYNATGATLRHVADHDWWGFIGRTPYPTEIGNGQWAAFHHVHKSGDSSGSEAAVVYRGTNADGVERDLLVAWSTPWSSFYRNKAYCAVGGVDSFLGDWEKLYDKVNNAAYTCNADSDGFKIDASTATGDSPVFTATIKIHFSQ; encoded by the exons atggCGAACTGCTTCGGCGATGTGGTGGACAACTACAAGCTGGACGAGATGGAGAGGTACGTGGGGAAGGCCAAGAGGCAGGAGGACCGTGCACGGGAGGCCATGAACCTGGTGAACGAGGACGGCAAGGACAAGAAGGCGGCCAGCTACGTGCAGGGCGTCAAGGACTGGTACGGCAACGGCGAGTCGACGCTGTGCCTCGTCTACAACGCCACCGGCGCCACCCTCCGCCACGTCGCCGACCACGACTGGTGGGGCTTCATCGGCCGCACCCCGTACCCCACCGAGATCGGCAACGGCCAGTGGGCGGCGTTCCACCACGTCCACAAGTCCGGCGACTCCTCGGGCtccgaggccgccgtcgtgtaCCGTGGCACCAACGCCGACGGCGTCGAGCGCGACCTGCTCGTCGCCTGGAGCACGCCATGGAGCTCTTTCTACCGGAACAAG GCCTACTGCGCTGTTGGAGGTGTGGACAGCTTCCTAGGTGACTGGGAGAAGTTGTACGACAAGGTGAATAACGCAGCTTACACATGCAATGCCGACTCGGACGGGTTCAAGATAGATGCCAGTACTGCTACCGGTGACAGCCCCGTCTTCACGGCGACCATCAAAATCCATTTCAgtcaatga